The Thunnus thynnus chromosome 2, fThuThy2.1, whole genome shotgun sequence genome includes a region encoding these proteins:
- the LOC137190027 gene encoding E3 ubiquitin-protein ligase DTX3L-like has translation MEFIKDIIIIIDEADYKDHGKLRKILQAYSPEKNGSCYKVRGTYEELENLSITLSAVRHCSIPATHGLTCQQGEQASTHVKSVDVSGVVMAYIKQKCAKALGKILGNNFVIETQPHQSSLIRTVHNNPTSTVQVTVRQHHVSTYHVPADCVRQRFITFYQRTASDLQVTSVPVGSHDHKELQRRFPHLLFKPSHKKYEVTVTGPFVHTARLKEFLLQNTPSSSKSQVHRGPAVSPKRSNSGPSPTHSKDSEDESCPICMEPIVTTDKETLRCKHSFCRHCLKTAFDYKPVCPTCGELYGLLTGTQPDGGRMDVTQNSSSLPGYERYGTIIIHYTIPSGIQKVDHPNPGQPYEGASRTAYLPDSSEGRRILKLLRQAFDQRLIFTVGRSTTSGRNNAVTWNDIHHKTSTHGGPTHYGYPDPDYLKRVQDELKVKGIE, from the exons TTTATCAAAgacatcattatcatcattgaTGAAGCTGATTACAAAGACCATGGAAAATTAAGAAAGATTCTTCAAGCTTACAGTCCTGAGAAAAACGGTTCCTGCTACAAAGTGAGGGGAACATATGAGGAACTAGAAAACCTTTCAATCACACTGTCAGCGGTGAGGCATTGTTCCATTCCTGCCACACATGGACTCACCTGTCAGCAGGGTGAACAGGCTTCAACTCATGTCAAATCAGTGGATGTATCTGGGGTTGTTATGGCCTACATTaagcaaaaatgtgcaaaagcACTTGGCAAAATTCTGGGGAACAATTTTGTCATTGAAACACAGCCTCATCAGAGCAGCCTTATCAGAACAGTGCACAATAACCCTACCAGCACAGTACAAGTAACTGTCAGACAACACCATGTCTCCACATACCATGTTCCTGCTGACTGTGTCAGACAACGATTCATAACATTCTACCAGAGAACTGCCTCCGACCTGCAGGTCACATCTGTCCCTGTGGGTTCACATGACCAcaaagagctgcagaggagATTTCCACACCTCCTTTTTAAACCCAGCCACAAGAAATATGAAGTAACAGTGACCGGGCCTTTTGTGCACACTGCCAGATTAAAAGAGTTTCTTTTACAAAATACACCGAGCTCAAGCAAGAGTCAAGTGCACAGAGGTCCAGCTGTCTCTCCAAAGAGAAGTAACTCAGGTCCTTCACCCACACACAGCAAAGATTCTGAAGATGAATCATGTCCAATCTGTATGGAACCAATAGTAACAACAGACAAGGAGACTCTGCGATGCAAACACTCATTCTGCAgacactgtctgaaaacagcttttgACTACAAGCCGGTCTGCCCTACATGTGGAGAGTTATACGGCCTTTTGACAGGGACACAACCAGATGGGGGCAGAATGGATGTCACCCAAAACTCTTCATCTTTGCCTGGATATGAGAGATATGGAACAATAATCATCCATTATACTATTCCAAGTGGCATCCAAAAG GTGGACCATCCTAACCCTGGTCAGCCATATGAAGGTGCATCTCGTACAGCCTACCTGCCAGACTCCTCAGAGGGCAGGAGGATCCTAAAACTACTGAGGCAAGCCTTTGATCAGAGACTCATCTTCACTGTTGGTCGCTCCACCACCAGTGGCAGGAACAATGCTGTCACATGGAATGATATTCACCACAAAACTTCGACACATGGAGGACCAACTCA CTATGGATACCCAGATCCTGATTATCTCAAACGAGTTCAAGATGAGCTGAAAGTCAAGGGAATTGAATGA
- the LOC137190011 gene encoding LOW QUALITY PROTEIN: uncharacterized protein (The sequence of the model RefSeq protein was modified relative to this genomic sequence to represent the inferred CDS: inserted 3 bases in 2 codons; substituted 1 base at 1 genomic stop codon), producing MDGEFDREVGDDGWGTPNWKPLLVQVQRVVETKEGLHSPKEKEKKKRETWEELKGFLKNKGKDGTEKEPLGKLMWEKEKEYGAEIKQAEEEEEKASIIQKTREQIEVHSRKTSLRPHPKQTQHFAMPLITAGNGGQKYRPFGLGDVQAIVDKMPPISEGGGRWLGKLDSLTAGQTMALGDFRAVACRCMSSAEEKEIEQEAKTHRLDDNTPLLHVVDDLGQALRNKYPLPNTAAVPKMKWDGEQNPREYLDKCKDMWTQQTGCHPGKPGVQQEWYRQAILEGIPETVKNAMKDNPDMAGCDSHTWEKHLIHHLTRALDKVQEEKATIKDLQSQLLKLQLGEARQKVNEAKKKDVKNNTVMVAAATSDTPDLFLHCNAGTGQGQYLISPIEEQQAEIYWGRLLPDTPEHKGILSAFMAWKPWIASLEPYVPPLDPPHVTLFYDRNQTEWYQEQFQEQLAGQEWQTDTCDLYIAPEGVAAAVHLNTEQKPWYRMNDEAVPHVSLALHPEHEARELGGMVKRAVQSTDWQNTQIPSVSFSQSSNTYRIKVTAVDHCLLEATQISRHHGRERKDHPDAAGVIEAMPSHLWAQGPTDVGFVSCQPITFSVKTLEPIWINQYPHKPQAEEGIADTIEGLWSQGVLELSSSEWNTPILPVEKKGTGKYRMAHDLRAINNILLTPTVPVPNPYVALTNLSPEHSWFTCIDLADAFFCLPLAEECGDIFSFTYKGQWLRYTRLPQGFALSPGLFNQVLKDALLTCPLPESVTLVQYVDDLLLAAPTALSCLEATCVLLLHLAQHGFKVSRTKLQAVRKQVSFLGRVISQQRADLSPSHRANILHHPQPCTVKDMLSFLGLTGYSRNYIPNYTGLTQPLRNTIKEAGMRNLSAHINWTLEAEEAFINLKQSLAAAADLATPDYTAPFHLDVSGTGKVVNGVLFQKKGGGRQVLMYASVMLDNMEQRHPTCTQYAAGLAKLIQKIAHIVMGHGLQVLKTHGVVAYVNSQAFTLTSLRQQKLSRILDAPNITYTHEGINMADRIGTGEPQRCTERVWVELKPRTDLQAEAIEGGRNYYTDGCCYRDEKEGLKAVYAVVEEQEGGFQVRVAGRLQGQQSAQRAEIRALIEALKAGEGDIVNIYTDSAYATGAVHVELGQWLRAGFLTATNKPIKHEEEMKELAEALMLPSQVAVIKCKGHDTSRSQVARGNAAADRAAKEAAGYTDRAMLVRTEDEERLDMSLENVSKMQRQASPQEKIMWEARGAVEKDGVWRSTDGRLILPPGMRSTALEEAHGVGHVGVAQMMRNLKHWWHPFMKEMAKEMIQTCEVCSRHNPRTTIKPEAGRYPLITQAGKEIVIDYTDMIEAHKGYQYVLMCVDAYTGWPEAIPTKRXNPKXIRSDNGTHFKNQDLQKVERLLGLKHAFGTVYHPQSQGKVERXTRLAKICEQTKLNWVDALPLALMSIRASVNQGTGHTPFELQTGRMFPGPGERMIGVAETENIIPARTYFNDLQALLSEYSTQALQKDQGQERAEVVPTADWVRLRVIKRKWSEPRWTGPYRVTERTSHAVRLQGKGDTWFHWSQCTAAEEPRRLQRQVQGDLLNQSSGPAGPETELSKKGAE from the exons ATGGACGGAGAATTTGACAGAGAAGTAGGTGATGATGGGTGGGGTACACCAAATTGGAAACCATTGTTAGTACAGGTTCAAAGAGTGGTAGAAACCAAGGAAGGACTACACTCtccaaaagagaaagagaaaaagaaaagagaaacctGGGAAGAACTAAaagggtttttaaaaaataaaggtaaaGACGGAACAGAAAAGGAGCCATTGGGGAAGTTAATGtgggaaaaagagaaggagtatggggcagaaataaaacaggcggaggaggaagaagagaaggcaAGCATAATACAGAAGACAAGGGAACAGATTGAGGTACACAGCCGCAAAACATCGCTTAGGCCGCACCCCAAACAAACCCAACATTTTGCGATGCCTTTGATTACAGCAGGGAACGGAGGGCAGAAGTACAGACCATTTGGATTAGGGGACGTGCAGGCTATTGTGGATAAGATGCCACCCATCTCAGAGGGAGGAGGCAGATGGTTAGGGAAATTGGATAGCTTGACCGCAGGACAGACGATGGCGCTAGGGGATTTCCGAGCGGTTGCCTGCAGATGCATGAGTAGTgcagaagaaaaagagataGAACAGGAAGCTAAAACGCACCGTTTGGACGACAATACTCCATTACTACACGTAGTCGACGACCTAGGACAAGCATTGAGGAACAAATACCCCCTGCCAAACACTGCTGCAGTTCCGAAAATGAAGTGGGATGGTGAACAAAACCCCAGAGAGTATTTGGATAAATGTAAAGATATGTGGACCCAACAGACAGGATGTCACCCAGGTAAACCAGGAGTTCAGCAGGAGTGGTATCGACAGGCGATATTAGAAGGAATTCCTGAGACAGTAAAAAACGCCATGAAAGATAACCCTGACATGGCGGGGTGCGACTCCCACACCTGGGAGAAACATCTCATACATCATTTGACCAGAGCGCTAGACAAAGTTCAGGAAGAGAAGGCCACCATTAAAGATCTGCAGTCCCAGCTCCTTAAGCTTCAGCTAGGGGAGGCCAGACAGAAAGTTAACGAggcaaaaaagaaagatgtgaaAAATAACACGGTTATGGTGGCAGCGGCCACGTCAGACACACCTGATCTCTTCCTGCATTGCAACGCAGGAACAGGACAGGGGCAATATCTCATAAGCCCCATAGAGGAGCAACAAGCCGAGATTTATTGGGGACGGCTACTCCCCgacacacctgaacacaaagGCATCCTCTCTGCCTTCATGGCGTGGAAGCCCTGGATCGCTTCTCTTGAGCCTTACGTGCCTCCCCTCGACCCCCCACATGTCACCCTGTTCTATGACAGAAACCAGACAGAATGGTACCAAGAACAATTTCAGGAGCAGTTAGCAGGACAggaatggcaaacagacacttGTGATTTGTATATAGCGCCAGAGGGTGTAGCTGCAGCAGTGCACCTCAACACAGAGCAGAAGCCATGGTACAGGATGAATGATGAAGCCGTTCCACACGTCTCTCTGGCGCTTCACCCTGAACATGAGGCTAGGGAGCTGGGGGGCATGGTCAAAAGAGCTGTGCAGTCTACAGATTGGCAGAACACCCAAATACCCTCGGTTAGTTTTTCACAATCTAGCAACACATACAGGATAAAAGTCACCGCTGTCGATCATTGTCTGTTAGAGGCAACGCAAATCTCTAGACATCATGGCAGGGAAAGAAAAGACCATCCGGATGCGGCAGGTGTAATTGAAGCCATGCCATCACACTTGTGGGCTCAGGGGCCAACGGATGTTGGGTTTGTGAGTTGTCAGCCTATCACATTCTCTGTTAAAACACTCGAACCTATCTGGATCAACCAATACCCCCATAAACCACAAGCTGAGGAAGGCATTGCTGATACCATAGAAGGACTATGGTCCCAGGGAGTGTTAGAGCTCTCCTCCTCAGAGTGGAACACTCCAATTCTGCCAGTTGAAAAGAAAGGGACAGGTAAATACCGTATGGCGCATGACCTCAGAGCAATCAATAACATCCTGTTGACGCCCACCGTCCCTGTACCTAACCCTTATGTCGCTTTAACGAACCTGTCTCCCGAACACTCCTGGTTCACCTGCATCGACTTAGCTGATGCGTTCTTTTGTCTTCCCCTAGCTGAGGAATGCGGAGACATTTTCTCGTTCACGTACAAAGGACAATGGCTCAGGTACACCAGATTACCACAGGGATTCGCTCTCTCGCCTGGTTTGTTTAATCAGGTGCTCAAAGACGCATTACTCACCTGTCCACTGCCGGAAAGTGTAACACTCGTGCAATACGTTGACGACCTCCTGTTAGCCGCACCAACCGCCCTCTCTTGTTTGGAGGCCACGTGTGTATTGCTTCTTCATTTGGCACAGCATGGGTTCAAAGTCAGTAGAACTAAATTACAGGCAGTCAGGAAACAGGTCTCTTTCTTAGGCCGAGTTATTTCACAACAGCGTGCAGACCTGTCACCCTCGCATCGTGCCAACATACTTCACCACCCACAGCCTTGCACAGTCAAAGACATGCTGTCGTTCCTTGGTCTGACTGGATACAGCAGAAATTACATCCCAAATTACACAGGGCTTACGCAGCCCTTGCGAAACACTATAAAAGAGGCTGGGATGCGTAACCTCTCAGCTCACATAAATTGGACATTGGAAGCCGAAGAAGCATTCATCAACCTCAAACAGTCTctagcagctgcagcagatttGGCGACACCAGATTACACTGCACCATTCCATTTGGATGTTTCTGGAACAGGGAAAGTTGTAAATGGCGTCCTGTTCCAGAAAAAAGGGGGAGGTAGACAGGTATTAATGTACGCCAGTGTCATGCTAGACAACATGGAACAAAGACAtcccacatgcacacaatacGCGGCCGGATTGGCAAAACTGATTCAAAAGATAGCTCACATAGTGATGGGACATGGTCTACAAGTACTGAAAACACATGGCGTAGTAGCATACGTCAATTCACAAGCATTCACCCTCACATCGCTGCGCCAGCAAAAACTAAGCAGAATACTCGACGCCCCAAACATCACGTACACTCATGAAGGCATCAATATGGCAGACAGAATAGGGACTGGAGAACCACAGAGGTGTACAGAGAGGGTCTGGGTAGAGCTTAAACCTAGAACAGACCTGCAGGCGGAAGCCATAGAAGGGGGAAGGAACTACTACACAGACGGGTGTTGTTATAGAGATGAAAAAGAGGGACTCAAAGCAGTGTACGCGGTAGTGGAGGAGCAGGAAGGAGGGTTTCAGGTGAGAGTAGCAGGGAGGCTGCAAGGACAACAGTCAGCACAAAGAGCAGAAATTAGGGCGCTGATCGAAGCTCTGAAAGCAGGGGAGGGAGacattgtaaatatttatacagATTCAGCATATGCAACAGGAGCCGTGCATGTAGAACTAGGACAGTGGCTGAGAGCAGGGTTCCTGACAGCCACTAACAAACCAATAAAGCATgaagaggagatgaaagaaTTAGCGGAAGCCTTAATGTTACCATCTCAGGTGGCGGTGATCAAGTGCAAAGGCCATGACACCAGTAGAAGCCAGGTAGCACGAGGAAATGCAGCAGCAGACAGGGCTGCAAAGGAGGCCGCGGGATATACTGACAGGGCAATGTTAGTAAGAACAGAAGATGAGGAAAGGTTAGACATGAGCCTAGAAAATGTCTCCAAGATGCAGAGACAAGCCTCGCCACAAGAGAAAATTATGTGGGAAGCGAGGGGGGCGGTAGAGAAAGACGGGGTATGGAGAAGCACTGACGGAAGGTTAATTCTGCCCCCCGGTATGAGGAGCACCGCTCTAGAGGAAGCCCATGGGGTAGGTCATGTAGGAGTAGCTCAGATGATGAGAAATCTGAAACATTGGTGGCACCCATTCATGAAGGAAATGGCAAAAGAAATGATACAGACATGCGAAGTGTGTAGCAGACACAACCCCAGAACCACCATTAAACCAGAAGCAGGAAGGTACCCTCTGATTACTCAGGCAGGTAAAGAGATCGTTATCGACTATACAGACATGATTGAAGCGCACAAAGGCTATCAATATGTACTCATGTGTGTGGACGCTTATACAGGTTGGCCAGAGGCAATTCCCACAAAAAGATAAAATCCGA AGATAAGATCCGATAATGGGACCCACTTCAAAAACCAAGACCTACAAAAGGTAGAAAGACTGCTGGGCCTAAAACACGCTTTCGGTACGGTCTACCACCCCCAGTCTCAGGGAAAGGTAGAGCG AACACGGTTGGCCAAAATATGTGAACAGACAAAACTCAACTGGGTTGATGCCCTGCCACTAGCCTTAATGTCCATCAGAGCATCAGTTAACCAGGGTACGGGACACACACCATTTGAGCTACAGACCGGTAGGatgtttccaggtcctggggaAAGAATGATAGGAGTAGCAGAAACTGAGAACATAATACCCGCCAGGACCTACTTTAATGATCTCCAAGCTTTGCTTTCAGAATACTCCACCCAGGCCCTCCAGAAGGATCAGGGCcaagagagagcagaggtgGTGCCCACAGCCGACTGGGTTCGTTTGAGAGTCATCAAGCGGAAGTGGTCAGAGCCAAGGTGGACTGGCCCATATCGAGTCACAGAGAGAACATCCCACGCGGTCCGCTTGCAAGGTAAAGGGGACACCTGGTTCCATTGGAGCCAGtgcacagcagcagaggagcCTAGGAGGTTGCAGAGACAGGTCCAGGGGGACCTGTTGAACCAGAGCTCAGGACCGGCTGGTCCTGAGACCGAGCTTTCCAAGAAAGGGGCAGAATAA